The Nothobranchius furzeri strain GRZ-AD chromosome 6, NfurGRZ-RIMD1, whole genome shotgun sequence genome includes a region encoding these proteins:
- the rnf24 gene encoding RING finger protein 24 isoform X1 has translation MIQTSEREANGHICFSSPITFQELVTDLLRLLLFSMKAPLGISMSSDFPHYSFRMPNIGFQNLPLNIYIVVFGTAIFVFILSLLFCCYLIRLRHQAHKELYAYKQVIQKEKVKELNLHEICAVCLEEFKQKDELGICPCKHAFHRKCLIKWLEVRKVCPLCNMPVLQLAQQAGSPDPPEPVQQPLPGVENLV, from the exons ATGATCCAAACATCTGAAAGAGAGGCAAACGGACACATCTGTTTCTCAAGTCCTATCACATTTCAGGAGCTTGTCACAGATCTGCTCAGACTTCTGCTCTTCAGCATGAAGGCACCGCTTGG AATATCCATGAGCTCCGATTTCCCACACTACAGTTTCAGGATGCCAAATATAGGGTTCCAGAACCTTCCCCTAAATATCTACATAGTGGTGTTTGGGACTGCCATCTTTGTCTTCATCCTCAGCCTCCTCTTCTGCTGCTACCTAATAAG GTTACGGCACCAGGCACACAAAGAGCTGTATGCATACAAACAA GTTATTCAGAAGGAAAAAGTGAAAGAGTTAAACTTACATGAG ATTTGTGCGGTGTGCTTGGAGGAGTTCAAACAGAAAGATGAGCTGGGGATTTGCCCGTGCAAACACGCCTTTCATCGAAA GTGCCTCATTAAGTGGTTGGAGGTGAGGAAAGTGTGCCCGCTGTGCAACATGCCCGTCCTGCAGCTCGCCCAGCAGGCAGGAAGCCCCGACCCCCCCGAGCCTGTTCAGCAGCCGTTGCCAGGTGTGGAGAATCTGGTGTAG
- the rnf24 gene encoding RING finger protein 24 isoform X2 → MSSDFPHYSFRMPNIGFQNLPLNIYIVVFGTAIFVFILSLLFCCYLIRLRHQAHKELYAYKQVIQKEKVKELNLHEICAVCLEEFKQKDELGICPCKHAFHRKCLIKWLEVRKVCPLCNMPVLQLAQQAGSPDPPEPVQQPLPGVENLV, encoded by the exons ATGAGCTCCGATTTCCCACACTACAGTTTCAGGATGCCAAATATAGGGTTCCAGAACCTTCCCCTAAATATCTACATAGTGGTGTTTGGGACTGCCATCTTTGTCTTCATCCTCAGCCTCCTCTTCTGCTGCTACCTAATAAG GTTACGGCACCAGGCACACAAAGAGCTGTATGCATACAAACAA GTTATTCAGAAGGAAAAAGTGAAAGAGTTAAACTTACATGAG ATTTGTGCGGTGTGCTTGGAGGAGTTCAAACAGAAAGATGAGCTGGGGATTTGCCCGTGCAAACACGCCTTTCATCGAAA GTGCCTCATTAAGTGGTTGGAGGTGAGGAAAGTGTGCCCGCTGTGCAACATGCCCGTCCTGCAGCTCGCCCAGCAGGCAGGAAGCCCCGACCCCCCCGAGCCTGTTCAGCAGCCGTTGCCAGGTGTGGAGAATCTGGTGTAG